Within the Bradyrhizobium cosmicum genome, the region GATTTCATATTTCGAAGCGTGATCAGCCTTGGCGGCCACCCCAAGCGCGACACGAAGGCGGTGATCGACAATCAGCCTGCGAAGAGCAGACGCAAGTGCATCCACATCCCCTGTCGGAACAAGCAGGCCGTTCGTGCCATCGATGATCACGTCGGCCACAGCGCCAACCGGTGTCGCAACGACGGCAAGCCCATAGGCAAAAGCTTCGAGGATCGACATCGGCAGATTTTCCGCAAATGACGGAAGGACGAATACATCGGAACCTCGCAGGACCCTCTTCGTCGCCTCGGCATCCAGCCAGCCCGGCACCTTGACCCGGTCCGCAATGCCTAGCTGCTCCACTCGAGCCTTGGTCTCCTGAATTTTTCCGTTTCCAGCGATCGTCGCCGTCCAATCCAGATCGCCATTCAGGCGCCCCAACGCTTCGACGAGTTGCGGCGTACCTTTTCGGCTTCCGAGTTCACCGAGGAACGAGATCCTAACACTCCCGTTCCACGGCGCATCGCAGGCAAAATCGGCTGGCAAAGTCGCGTTTGGAAGGATGATTATTCGGCTCTGGACTTGAGGCACATGCGCCAGAACCAAATCCGACCAGACCTTTCCGAGGACAATCACGGCCGAACTCTCCGCAAAGAGTCGATCAACCCACATGCGCACGCGAGGACTTGCCGACGGCCAGAACTCCTGAAACCGCGAACCATGAAGATGAACGACGTAAGGTATCCCCAGACCCCGCGCAAAGCGCGCCAGAAACGCCTTTCGAATAGCGCTTCCATCGGCGGCCACATTGATATGCAGTATGTCGACATCGCCTCGTTGTTTGGCGATCCAGAGACGGGCCAAGGCCCGGCCGAAAACGAACGGCGCCATGATCCGCGCACCGGGACCGCGCGTAACCAATCTGGAAACTCCGGCGCGCGCTGAATGACCCTCGCTGATCTTCGCAACGATCAAATCCGTCAAGCGGTCGATCCCCCCCCTTTGATGCTCCCCGAACGGGGTGGCAATCATCACCTTGATCGGCCGGGCAGAAACCATTGGAAGTACCCCTTGTTGTAGAATTAACGTGCGTTTCTAACTCGGAGCGAGGCAAGGCAAATCCTACAATCGGCAGACGATCAATTGGACAAGGGTTAATTTCGCCTCGGCAACTCGCCTCCCAAAGGTCAAAATTATATCTCCGCCACGGATGGAGGAAGCGCGTTAAGCTCAAATAGAAGAACGAATTTATTTCTGGTGTTCCATAGGTATTTTTAGTTTAATGCACCGCCATATATATTTGGAGTGCGGTTGTTACCACCGCCTTTGGGATGCGATTTGCATCGAAGTCAACATACCCGCGGGATCCTTACGGTCACTTGATCGTCCGATCACAAAACGAGGCGTCGAGCAGCTCCAACTGCGTGCGTCGTTTCACAGCTTTCGACCAGATCTAGCAAGGTCGGCTGCTAAATTGCGAGACTGCATGTGACTAGCTTATGGGACTACGCACGACGAGAATTGGACATCTGGGCGGATTCCAGTTCTTCAAAGGCTCATTTCTGGATTCGCGACGACGATGCCGTTGAGACGTCAACAAATCTGAAGCGCCTCAGCGACGTGGCTACTCGACACGAGACCAAGATCGGGTTGGCAGTTATTCCGGGAGAAATAACTACGGGCCTCCAAGAATACCTGGCCGAAAGCGTTCATCAATTCTACCCGATGTGCCACGGCTGGAAGCACATCAATCACAACCTTGGAAAAAAGCCCGCCGAGTTTGGCCCCGACCGACCGATTGCCAGCATGATCGAGGACGCAGAGGTTGCATTGCGCTCCTTCCGACAGTTCTTTGGCTCGTCGCAGCCAATATTTGTTCCGCCCTTCAACCGTATTACGCCTGCGTTGGTCAGCGCCTTGCCGCAAGTCGGATTCGCTGGAGTTTCGCTCATGCCTAGCTATTTCGAGCGGAAGCTCTTGCAGTTGAGTTCTCGCATGCAATGGCGTGGAATTGTCAGAATGCCGGAATTCAAGGACGGTCATCGGATCGACGTTCACCTGGACATCATCGATTGGAAGGCGAGAACGGCTCAGAGCGTCGAAGTCGTCTCTGACTGCCTTGTCCAGCAATTGCGGGGTAGAAGGCTCGGCCTCTTGAAGTCCGATGCGCCGATCGGGATTCTGACACATCACCTGGTGCACGATGAGCCTGTCTGGCACGCTCTCGAGAGCTTGTTGGACTTCCTCAGATCGCACGCATCGGTGGAATTCATAGACGTCGGCCAGTGGATTGACGGCTACGCCGCAGATCAACGTCGCGTCGCCTGCAGGCAAGCCACGCAGGGAGGCTAATATCCCTCGAATGAGAGGCTCAATCATGCGGATCGCACACCGGCTCGCCACTGCGGTGACAACCACGTTCTTCGCCATCCTGCTGCCGGTGAACTGCTCCTCCAAAGCGCAGGATGCACCGCCAATGAGATGGACGTCCGTCGGAAGCTCGGAAGGACCTATCACCATCCGGGGCACGCCGTACGTAGCTGAAACAGCCGGCGCAGACTGGAGTATCCGCAGGGCATCAGTCGACACGACCGATATAACGCGCTTCGAAGTGCGGGCGGGGGATGTTTGGGGTGAGGACCGCTCTTCTGGCGAAAACAAAGAGCGTTCCGAGCTTGATGGCTACAAGCGTCGCTATGAGTACGGCTCGGACGTTTGGGGTGCCTACTCGTTCCTGATTGAGCCTGGCGCTGAATACCAATCCGACTGGACAGCCATCAGCCAGATGCACGGATCCAAAATTCGGCCATTCCACATACACTTCAAGGCTGGTCGGCTGATCATCTACAGTGAGGCATCGGGATCCCGCTCAGGGCCGGAGACAAGCATTCGCTACAACCAAATGCTCAGCCGCAACGAATGGCACCACGTGGTATTCCACCTGCGCGAGGGATCGACCAACGGGCAGCTCGAAATCTGGCTCGATGGCAAAAAGGCCGTCGATTTTTCGGGGATGATCGGGGCGCCGGGTAACCAAGCCTACTGGAAGTATGGGATTTACCGTGGCTACGGCCCGATCACCACGCCCCTCGCTATTCAATTCGCCAACATGGAGGTCGGAAAGTCCGAGCTTGTCGCAAGGGTGGCGACGCCGCTGCCGGTCAAATAGGACCAACTAAGCGAGCCGCCACAGACACTCGGGGGCACCCGCCGTACAATGAACGGTCATGCATATGGCCACTTAGTGCTCTGCCACAAGTCGGCGGCGTGCCAACTGCGGGGCAAATCAAGTCCCCCACGTTTCAACAGGGCCAGCCGAGCACCGAGGACATTTTCGGTAGCTTAGTTACCTGCGCTTATGGGCTGGGTCACAATAGTGGTTCCGCCGCCCGTGCTAAGCGCTTTCGCCGAGTTCGCGAGTGTGACCGGGTCTTGAACGGTCGCCACGATCGTCCTGACAAAATTCAGGAACTTTGTCGATTCAACAGCCGCGGCGTTCGAAACATAGATCACGTCCTTGTTGCGCATTTCGAACCGTGAGGTCAGAAAATAGCCGCCGGGATCGCGCAAATCGGCCTGATAAATGATCGGGATAACAGGTCCCTCGAAGCGAGAAATGTCGACCCCAAGTTGCGCTGCAACCTCGCGCGTTTCGCCGCGATAGAGGAACACGGAGGCCGGGTCTGCCGTCAGGTCGCTCAAGCCGGTCGCTTTTGCGATAGCTTCGGACAACGAAACACGCCACGCTTCGAACGGGAACTGCCCCTGGCGGCCCGATGCCCCGAAGGCGAGGAACGTGCGCGGCTCGCGATACAGGTAGATCAAGTCACGCGGACGAACGTAAATGTTGTTCCCGGGTTCGTCGATGAGAGCGCCAAAGGGGCTGACAGCCTTTTTACCGTTCCTCTCAAGCACCACCCATGATTCGTTGCCTGCCCCCAAAAGACCGCCAGCACGTCCAATCGCTTCGAGCAGGCGTTCTCCGCCGGCATTTGCAGCATAACGGCCAGCCGCACGAACGTCTCCCAATACCGTATAGGCGGAGGAACGCTGGTCGAGAAGGGTGACAACAGCATTGGGCTCAAGCGATCGCTTTTTCAGGGCCGCGACAATCTCGCGCTCGATCTCAGCCGTCGTCCGCCCCTTTGCAGGTATGGGCCCTGCCGACGGTACCGTTATGTTGCCGTCCGGGCCGACCGCTTGGGGCGGGACGGTGAAGAAGTTGCCCGGTCGCACTCCCAGATCGTTCTGCACAAACAGGCCGGCGCCCGTTTCGTAGACGGTCACACCGAGAATGTCCCCAATCTCCACGACAACCCGCTGGGGCCCCCGCCCGTCGGCAATTCTGCCTGCGATCCTCGGCGCGTGGGCCGCCAGGATATTGAGTGCCTCTGGCCGCAATCGAACAAGGGCATAGGGAAGATCACCCTGCCCGGACGTGATGTCCCAGCTTTGCGGACCCGCAACCGGCATGATCGCGCACCCACCTACCAACGTTGCAATAAGCGCTGTCAGAAACGCTAGGCGGAAATGCATGCCCCTACCCCTGTGTTGCTCCGCTCTAACACGGAGAGACTGCAGAGGAGGATGACCTGAAAGCCTGCGATTTAATATTTTCAACCAAGTGTTTCCCGAAAAGCACAGAAAAAGCCGTAATAGACGCGAAGAAACCCCGACCGAAGGGATATTTTGGCCGCGGAAATGCATATTCGGCCGTCTCACGCTGAGTTTTTGCCTGATTCAGGTAAATGGTTCGCTATTGCGGGTCGTCTTCCCCGGCATTGGACCGCTCGAGCCGATCGTCCGAATCACCTACCTGCGTGGTTTACGCGCTCCTCGGGGAAAGCCGCGCTTCGCCCCTCCGCCGGAACGGCCGCTCGCAAGGCCGAGAAGCTTAACAGTAATCTGGAGGGCTATCGTTGTGCAGCCGGCTGCTTCGACCAAACGGGATAGATCCCTGATTCGAGACCTGCACCGGCGTACAATGGGCCTCTTCCGGTATCAGCGGCGTCACGTTCAACTGAATGGACAAGGCGGCTTGCAATTACTGCGTTGGGAGAACAACGAGATCTAAGAACTCCAACGACAAACCCACCGGCTGAAAGATGCCAGGTGATGACGCTGAAGAGTCCGAGGTTTAATGACTTTGTGCGGACGGCCATTGCGATGACCGGTATTCCCAGGGCGACGAGCAGAGTCAAAGACGGCAAGGCCGATTGGGCCACTACGATGGCGAGCGCCCAATAAACCCATACGCCAATCGAGAGTGGAACAATTCTTACCTCCCGTAGCAGGCGTCCGACGTACTGACCTGCCATCGCCGCGCGGAAGAGTTCACCGCAGCTCAAAAAGCGGCCGCTGAGGACGCGGTGCCAAAGGAGGGACCACGTTCCCATAACGTAGCTGTAGTGGTCGACGGCCTTGTCTTCCAACAGCACAAGGCGCCACCCCGCGCCGCGAAGCCGTGCTCCCAAGTCGTATTCCTCAAATGCATGCAGATTGCGGTCGGACAGATACCCGATCTGCGAAATGGCGACCCGCCGATACAGCCCGCCGCCATTCAGGCAATCAACATCAAGCTTATCCTTCCTGCGCGCGCGCTGGAAGCGCTTGACCCGCCCTTTGAGCTCGAGATTGTCGGTCCGCATCTCATGGATATATCCGCCTACGCCTGCCACGTCGTGTTGATGATCCAGGATGTCGACTGCCTTGCGGATGAAGCCGGCATCGAGCTCCATGTCACCATCGAGGATGTAAATATATTCGCCCTTGCAGTACTGATAGCCCAGTTGGGGCCCAACGCCACATCGTCGCTGTGAGGCACTCTCCAGCACGACAACAGACGTCGGGAACTGCCTCGCGATCGCGACTGTTTCATCCGTTGAAGCGCTGTCGGCGACAATGACTTCGCCCTCGTAGTCTGCAATAGCGGCGAGCGCGCTCTGGACGGCCCTCGCGATGTTCGTCGCCTCGTTAAGGGTTTTGATAATAATACTGATCTTACTCATTTTGCGCCCTGTGCACTCCGAAGCCGCGCCAAAGCTCAACTGTAGCAAGAGAATGGGATTTAATCCATTGAGACTGGGTCGCGCGTTCAACATGCTGAACGCGTTTGACCATGATCGCGCCGATGCCCGGATGGGCAGGGCCAACCTAGTCATGATCGTCAAGACGACCGTCTCTGGTGCCAAACGCTTGCCGCTCGACTCCGGAAAAGGTGGCGCCTCGAATCGTTGGACCGATCCAAAGGACGTCCGTCCGCCCCTCGACCCTGCCACCGCGATAAAGTCCCTGCTTGACATAGACACGTCTGCCAGACGGAGCCGGAGCAGTTCCCTCCAGCGCTAGTTTGAACTGCTTCTCGCCTTCGTCCCGCCGCCAGATGGCGAAGGCGCCACTACGCCAGTCCACCCTAAAAACAAAATCAGTCCATCGACCTAGTGTCACGAACCCGCCATCCGACAAAGCAGCTTGATTGAATGTATATCGCTGAGGGCCGCCCATGGTATGTTGAGCTGCTGCCAGTCCTCCCCACCCGTAGAATTGCCAAACAAAGGACCAGCTATTGCAAGCATTTCCGCCGTCGGCCGAGCAGTCGGCAGGGGCGAACGCGGACCAAGGGAGTTGCTGCCCCTCCCAATTGCTTGGGAAATAGTAACTGGTGGCATAGTATTGCAGTCCGCTCGCAGGTCCTTCCCTAATCTCTGTTCCGCTGCTGTCTTGCATCGAAAACATTTCGGCGCGCTCGCTGTTGGAGTTGAGCGAAAGCGGGTCGTCGTTAGGCTGCACTTCGATGCGGACGGCCGGCTTGCCGTGCCAAGTCTGGAAACCATCCACCTGCACCCGACAATCGTCCACGGCCTGTTGACCGTACCAGCCGCCTGTTCGAAGCTCCCCCCAGTTCGTCGCGAAGGTGACGCTTTCATCCAGGGGCCCGCTGCTGGGAGGGAGCCGATAGGTCACGCGCCTCCCTCCACGAGGCGCCATCTGGCATTGCTTCGATGATTCTGGCGTAACAGCCGCCGCTCCATTCCGCAGAACGCGCTCCCCAACGGGCCATGCCTGAATTGCGGCTGCAAGGGCGGCGACACCAAACAGAAAAGACAAGCATTTTATCAAGGCCGGGTGCCTCCAGCGGCGCTCGGACCGTCAGATGGACTGAGCATATTACCTAGGCACCGGCTCTCAACAGGCCATTTGGGTGGACGGCGCAACAGGTCGATGATTCAAGCCACGAAGGCCGTATCGCCCCCATCCCTTCAGACCTCTGGATCAACCGATCGTTTCCTGCCCCACGGCACCAACTGCCTCTGACGGCCCGAGGGCGCAAGAACACCCTATGCACCGACCAATTATTTAATGTTGCACCAAGTCGTCACTTGGCTATAGTAGCATAGTTAATTCTTATTTAATTTCCCGGCAACATTAATATCCATCATATTCAATTGGTTCGGTGCTAATTTGACAAACGGCTCGGATTTCTCAGGCGACGTTGGTCGACTCGAGCGCTGGTCTTCAGGAACGCGTTTTCGCGTTTCGGAGAGCGTCGTACCCTATTTGCTGTCGGCGCTCGATTTAACGGTCATCCTCCTTTCGTGCGCCGTTGCAGGAGGTGGCTATCAGATGCTGGTCAATCATGACCTGCCAAACCTGTCTTCCTATTGCGCGATAGGGACCCTCGCTGGGCTGCTTTACGTGCTCCGAATGGGAGGGCGTGGACATTACGGGCTTCCCGAAGCGATGGCGCCCGCCCTTGAGACCGGCGCAATCCTGTCTTCCTGGTTTGTGACGGCGCTCTTGCTGGCGCTCCTTGCTTTCCTGCTCAAGATTGGTCCGAGCTACTCCCGTGGCGCATTCGTTGCCTTCAACCTTCTCACGCCGTTGCTTCTGTTGGCGGCGCGTAGCCTCTCGAAAGCATCCCTGTCCATTGCCGTTTCTCACAAAATCGTTGGCTGGCGTCCAATCGTATTGATTGGCTTTTCGGATGAGATTGCCGCGTTGAGAGAGCAACGCCTTCTGACTCGCGTTGGCGCGGGTGATATCAAGACCTTTGTGCTAAGCGAGCTAGCAAGTCCGGTGACCACGCTTGCCGAAGCAAATATCCTGCGTTCGGCATGCGACTTCGCGAGACGTCAAGACTGCCGGGAAATTCTACTCGCTTTGCCTTGGAATGACGCTGGGCGCCTCGAACGCGTCCGGGGTTACTTAAAGACCCTTCCGGTAACCGTCTGGCTTCTGCCCGACGCCAATATCCGTCTGCTGACGCGTGATGCAGCGTCCGAGTGCATTCGTACCCTTGCCTTTCACGTCCAACGTGCTCCGCTCAGCGAAGCCGAATGCCTGATCAAACGTACGGTCGACATCGTTCTTTCCACCTTGGCTCTGCTCTTCTTTTCGCCACTCCTGGCCATTACAGCGATCGCCATCAAATTGGACAGTCCGGGTCCGATCATTTTCCGGCAAGAACGAAAAGGCTTCAACAAGAAGCATTTTACCATATTCAAGTTTCGAACGATGACTGTTCAGGAGAACGGTCCGGCGGTCGCGCAAGCCATCCGGGACGATCCGCGGGTGACAGATCTCGGGCGCATATTGCGATCCATGAGCGTCGACGAACTGCCGCAACTGTTCAATGTCTTGAAGGGGGACATGTCCCTGGTCGGACCGCGTCCTCACGCACTGGCCCACGACGACCAGTTTGAAAAAATA harbors:
- a CDS encoding heparin lyase I family protein; the protein is MRIAHRLATAVTTTFFAILLPVNCSSKAQDAPPMRWTSVGSSEGPITIRGTPYVAETAGADWSIRRASVDTTDITRFEVRAGDVWGEDRSSGENKERSELDGYKRRYEYGSDVWGAYSFLIEPGAEYQSDWTAISQMHGSKIRPFHIHFKAGRLIIYSEASGSRSGPETSIRYNQMLSRNEWHHVVFHLREGSTNGQLEIWLDGKKAVDFSGMIGAPGNQAYWKYGIYRGYGPITTPLAIQFANMEVGKSELVARVATPLPVK
- a CDS encoding heparin lyase I family protein; translation: MTYRLPPSSGPLDESVTFATNWGELRTGGWYGQQAVDDCRVQVDGFQTWHGKPAVRIEVQPNDDPLSLNSNSERAEMFSMQDSSGTEIREGPASGLQYYATSYYFPSNWEGQQLPWSAFAPADCSADGGNACNSWSFVWQFYGWGGLAAAQHTMGGPQRYTFNQAALSDGGFVTLGRWTDFVFRVDWRSGAFAIWRRDEGEKQFKLALEGTAPAPSGRRVYVKQGLYRGGRVEGRTDVLWIGPTIRGATFSGVERQAFGTRDGRLDDHD
- a CDS encoding glycosyltransferase family 4 protein, with amino-acid sequence MTDLIVAKISEGHSARAGVSRLVTRGPGARIMAPFVFGRALARLWIAKQRGDVDILHINVAADGSAIRKAFLARFARGLGIPYVVHLHGSRFQEFWPSASPRVRMWVDRLFAESSAVIVLGKVWSDLVLAHVPQVQSRIIILPNATLPADFACDAPWNGSVRISFLGELGSRKGTPQLVEALGRLNGDLDWTATIAGNGKIQETKARVEQLGIADRVKVPGWLDAEATKRVLRGSDVFVLPSFAENLPMSILEAFAYGLAVVATPVGAVADVIIDGTNGLLVPTGDVDALASALRRLIVDHRLRVALGVAAKADHASKYEIGVYVPRLIEIWRSAAAPLHS
- a CDS encoding glycosyltransferase family 2 protein — protein: MSKISIIIKTLNEATNIARAVQSALAAIADYEGEVIVADSASTDETVAIARQFPTSVVVLESASQRRCGVGPQLGYQYCKGEYIYILDGDMELDAGFIRKAVDILDHQHDVAGVGGYIHEMRTDNLELKGRVKRFQRARRKDKLDVDCLNGGGLYRRVAISQIGYLSDRNLHAFEEYDLGARLRGAGWRLVLLEDKAVDHYSYVMGTWSLLWHRVLSGRFLSCGELFRAAMAGQYVGRLLREVRIVPLSIGVWVYWALAIVVAQSALPSLTLLVALGIPVIAMAVRTKSLNLGLFSVITWHLSAGGFVVGVLRSRCSPNAVIASRLVHSVERDAADTGRGPLYAGAGLESGIYPVWSKQPAAQR
- a CDS encoding undecaprenyl-phosphate glucose phosphotransferase, with product MLSALDLTVILLSCAVAGGGYQMLVNHDLPNLSSYCAIGTLAGLLYVLRMGGRGHYGLPEAMAPALETGAILSSWFVTALLLALLAFLLKIGPSYSRGAFVAFNLLTPLLLLAARSLSKASLSIAVSHKIVGWRPIVLIGFSDEIAALREQRLLTRVGAGDIKTFVLSELASPVTTLAEANILRSACDFARRQDCREILLALPWNDAGRLERVRGYLKTLPVTVWLLPDANIRLLTRDAASECIRTLAFHVQRAPLSEAECLIKRTVDIVLSTLALLFFSPLLAITAIAIKLDSPGPIIFRQERKGFNKKHFTIFKFRTMTVQENGPAVAQAIRDDPRVTDLGRILRSMSVDELPQLFNVLKGDMSLVGPRPHALAHDDQFEKILSNYSNRQHVKPGITGWAQCNGARGATPSVDHIAQRVRLDLWYINNWSLKLDARILIKTLSEVLKQRNAY
- a CDS encoding polysaccharide biosynthesis/export family protein, whose amino-acid sequence is MPVAGPQSWDITSGQGDLPYALVRLRPEALNILAAHAPRIAGRIADGRGPQRVVVEIGDILGVTVYETGAGLFVQNDLGVRPGNFFTVPPQAVGPDGNITVPSAGPIPAKGRTTAEIEREIVAALKKRSLEPNAVVTLLDQRSSAYTVLGDVRAAGRYAANAGGERLLEAIGRAGGLLGAGNESWVVLERNGKKAVSPFGALIDEPGNNIYVRPRDLIYLYREPRTFLAFGASGRQGQFPFEAWRVSLSEAIAKATGLSDLTADPASVFLYRGETREVAAQLGVDISRFEGPVIPIIYQADLRDPGGYFLTSRFEMRNKDVIYVSNAAAVESTKFLNFVRTIVATVQDPVTLANSAKALSTGGGTTIVTQPISAGN